In a single window of the Penaeus monodon isolate SGIC_2016 chromosome 3, NSTDA_Pmon_1, whole genome shotgun sequence genome:
- the LOC119591865 gene encoding uncharacterized protein LOC119591865 — MAEAADRYRSAHLYRGKALKFPQPKPFSQTRDKGTIDEIVCHACGKNGHIKPNCPDNPRNFRGVKIPNQSCPDDPSPATTDVATLTSCASPDLCEPPEEPDLCDLPNLPSSCDQTDFPDKPTFPFSTESTQPFCCACDTWGPKTKNCSVYALPPLHNQAVLQVLMPSM, encoded by the exons ATGGCCGAAGCAGCTGACAGGTATAGAAGCGCTCATTTGTATCGCGGCAAAGCACTGAAGTTTCCCCAGCCTAAACCTTTCAGCCAGACTAGAGATAAGGGAACTATTGATGAAATTGTTTGTCATGCTTGTGGTAAAAACGGACATATCAAACCAAACTGCCCCGATAATCCCAGGAATTTCAGAG GTGTGAAGATCCCGAACCAATCCTGTCCTGATGACCCAAGCCCTGCTACTACTGATGTGGCTACCTTAACATCCTGCGCTAGTCCTGACCTCTGTGAACCCCCTGAAGAACCTGACCTCTGTGACCTACCCAATCTACCTTCTTCCTGTGACCAAACCGATTTCCCTGACAAGCCTACATTTCCTTTCTCCACTGAAAGTACGCAG CCTTTTTGTTGTGCATGTGATACCTGGGGACCTAAAACCAAGAACTGCAGTGTTTATGCATTACCCCCCCTTCACAATCAAGCAGTACTTCAAGTGCTTATGCCATCCATGTGA